The following proteins are encoded in a genomic region of Acidimicrobiales bacterium:
- a CDS encoding DUF6687 family protein — MRRARAGLEFVPLAEIGDRPNVMADGAALASTVLTLSHWPGSTTPAPLRHDLSAGMAFRYLRSRRRWPAAAAVTSDHFDQDGLVTLAALTAPESALAAEDALLAVAEAGDFVRGRDLRAARVSFALASLAERRDGADDANPALAGTLHREALALLPELLARPERYAELWGEEDRFLGASEEALRGGAVTLSDVPEVDLVVVSVQPGATAPGRAAQFTHRRTTPVHPMAVHNRSDRTRVLIVAPPRYELYFRYETWVQLVSRRPPARVDLAGLAGELTALEPSGGKWTFSGAGATVARLGPAGGTSELSPEVVRPLVTDALARGRPAWDPYAAPRPG; from the coding sequence ATGCGCCGGGCCCGCGCCGGCCTCGAGTTCGTCCCCCTGGCCGAGATCGGGGACCGGCCCAACGTGATGGCCGACGGGGCGGCGCTAGCCTCGACGGTGTTGACCCTGTCCCACTGGCCGGGCAGCACCACGCCCGCCCCCCTTCGCCACGACCTGTCGGCAGGCATGGCGTTCCGGTACCTGCGCTCCCGCCGGCGGTGGCCCGCGGCCGCGGCGGTCACGTCCGACCACTTCGATCAGGACGGCCTCGTCACGCTGGCGGCCCTGACCGCACCGGAGAGCGCTCTGGCCGCCGAGGACGCCTTGCTGGCCGTGGCCGAGGCGGGCGACTTCGTCCGGGGTCGCGATCTCCGGGCGGCCCGGGTGTCGTTCGCGCTCGCCTCGCTGGCCGAGCGCCGGGACGGCGCCGACGACGCCAACCCCGCCCTGGCCGGCACCCTGCACCGTGAGGCGCTGGCCCTGCTGCCGGAGCTGCTGGCCCGCCCCGAGCGGTACGCCGAGCTGTGGGGGGAGGAGGACCGCTTCCTCGGAGCGAGCGAGGAGGCCCTGCGGGGCGGGGCGGTGACGTTGTCGGACGTGCCGGAAGTCGACCTGGTGGTGGTCTCGGTGCAGCCGGGGGCGACGGCGCCGGGACGGGCGGCGCAGTTCACCCACCGCCGGACCACACCCGTGCATCCCATGGCCGTGCACAACCGCTCCGATCGGACCCGGGTGCTGATCGTGGCCCCGCCCCGCTACGAGCTGTACTTCCGCTACGAGACGTGGGTGCAGCTGGTGTCCCGGCGCCCTCCGGCCCGGGTGGACCTGGCCGGCCTGGCGGGAGAGCTGACCGCCCTCGAGCCCAGCGGTGGCAAGTGGACCTTCAGCGGAGCCGGCGCGACCGTGGCCCGCCTCGGCCCCGCCGGCGGGACGAGCGAGCTCAGCCCCGAGGTGGTACGGCCTCTGGTGACGGACGCGCTGGCGCGGGGCCGGCCGGCGTGGGATCCGTACGCCGCTCCCAGGCCCGGTTGA
- a CDS encoding 4a-hydroxytetrahydrobiopterin dehydratase: protein MPDLLDDDVIERALTDLAWKREGWALRRTVTRNDFADAIKFVNRVAELAEEADHHPDISISWKTVELTLSTHSAGGITQLDLDLAGRIDRLG, encoded by the coding sequence ATGCCGGATCTTCTCGACGACGACGTCATCGAGCGGGCGCTCACCGACCTGGCATGGAAGCGGGAGGGATGGGCGCTGCGCCGGACCGTCACCCGCAACGACTTCGCCGACGCCATCAAGTTCGTCAACCGGGTGGCGGAGCTGGCGGAGGAGGCCGACCACCACCCGGACATCTCCATCTCCTGGAAGACGGTGGAGCTGACGCTCTCGACCCACAGCGCCGGTGGCATCACCCAGCTCGACCTGGATCTGGCCGGGCGCATCGACCGGCTGGGATAG
- a CDS encoding DUF885 domain-containing protein produces MTEGGAGAADPEAQALIDAWLGEEIEESPTRASALGIEGHDEELGEFGEAAFVRRAASARHWAETLRGVDGRALSRERAVDRDLVLSALAGRVAMEDWEAWRRDPAVYLDPCLGGVHVLFVHRLRPMAERAAAAASRLGQVPAALDAARRQLDPTLVNDVIRDRAVGQCAAAGVYVRDLLPGEIPPGPDRDAVADVGAVAAAAFEGLAAHLTDMRPTGTYAIGEQRYSALLRDRELLGYGAAGLRDRGRAAWDELDGRMTEVARRLGHDRWRDALDAVQDRHPATPEEMLRGYTAMTERCRAFLVERDLVTIPEGESVSVEPSPPYQRPVLAVASYLAPPPFRPGRLGHFFVPFPPDGVGAEQLRQRLATNSYAAMATISAHEAYPGHHWHLVWSQENAPPVRSVVRTPYFSEGWALFAEQIMAEAGFFADDAEMLSYLDARIFRAARIVVDTGLHCGDMTVEEAVTHLVGHTGLSEATARAEVTRYCAWPTQSASYLTGALELDRMRTRYVGEGRGDGRRFNDEVAATGSLPLGLAERCLLPAAAA; encoded by the coding sequence GTGACCGAGGGCGGGGCGGGCGCGGCGGACCCCGAGGCCCAGGCCCTGATCGACGCCTGGCTCGGCGAGGAGATCGAGGAGTCGCCGACCCGGGCCTCGGCCCTCGGCATCGAGGGCCACGACGAGGAGCTCGGTGAGTTCGGGGAGGCTGCCTTCGTCCGCCGGGCGGCGTCGGCCCGTCATTGGGCTGAGACGCTGCGCGGAGTCGATGGCCGCGCTCTCAGCCGCGAGCGCGCCGTCGACCGCGACCTGGTTCTGTCCGCCCTGGCCGGTCGCGTGGCCATGGAGGACTGGGAGGCGTGGCGGCGCGACCCCGCCGTATACCTGGACCCCTGCCTCGGGGGAGTGCACGTGTTGTTCGTGCACCGGCTGCGCCCGATGGCAGAGCGGGCGGCCGCCGCCGCGTCCCGTCTGGGCCAGGTGCCCGCCGCCCTCGACGCCGCCCGGCGCCAACTCGACCCCACGCTGGTGAACGACGTCATCCGCGACCGCGCCGTCGGGCAGTGCGCCGCCGCCGGCGTCTACGTGCGCGACCTGCTGCCAGGCGAGATACCGCCGGGTCCGGACCGTGACGCGGTTGCCGATGTCGGCGCGGTCGCCGCGGCCGCCTTCGAGGGACTGGCGGCCCACCTCACCGACATGCGCCCGACCGGCACCTACGCCATCGGCGAGCAGCGCTACAGCGCCCTGCTGCGTGACCGGGAGCTGCTCGGCTACGGCGCCGCCGGCCTGCGAGACCGGGGCCGGGCGGCGTGGGACGAGCTCGACGGGCGCATGACCGAGGTGGCCCGCCGCCTCGGTCACGACCGGTGGCGCGACGCCCTGGACGCGGTACAGGACCGGCACCCGGCCACACCCGAGGAGATGCTCCGGGGCTACACCGCCATGACCGAGCGGTGCCGCGCCTTCCTCGTCGAGCGCGACCTGGTGACGATCCCCGAGGGGGAGTCGGTCTCGGTCGAGCCCAGCCCGCCCTACCAGCGCCCGGTGCTGGCGGTGGCCTCGTACCTGGCCCCACCGCCGTTCCGGCCCGGGCGGCTCGGCCATTTCTTCGTGCCGTTCCCGCCCGACGGCGTCGGCGCCGAGCAGCTCCGACAGCGGCTGGCCACCAACAGCTACGCGGCGATGGCCACCATCTCCGCCCACGAGGCCTATCCCGGGCACCACTGGCACCTGGTCTGGTCACAGGAGAACGCCCCGCCCGTACGGTCGGTGGTCCGCACGCCGTACTTCAGCGAGGGATGGGCGCTGTTCGCCGAGCAGATCATGGCCGAGGCCGGCTTCTTCGCCGACGACGCCGAGATGCTCTCCTATCTCGACGCCCGCATCTTCCGCGCCGCCCGGATCGTCGTCGACACCGGGCTGCACTGCGGGGACATGACCGTCGAGGAGGCCGTGACCCACCTGGTCGGACACACCGGGCTGTCGGAGGCCACCGCCCGGGCCGAGGTCACGCGCTACTGCGCCTGGCCCACCCAGTCGGCGTCGTACCTGACCGGCGCCCTCGAGCTCGACCGGATGCGGACGCGCTACGTCGGGGAGGGCCGGGGGGACGGGCGTCGCTTCAACGACGAGGTGGCGGCAACCGGTTCGCTGCCGCTGGGCCTGGCCGAGCGCTGCTTGCTCCCCGCCGCGGCGGCGTAG
- a CDS encoding acylphosphatase, whose translation MDERRRVVVGGRVQGVGYRESCRRQAERLGLSGWVRNCADGSVEAVFEGETEAVDAAVAWCRKGPRWAAVRSVDVYDEDIEGGGGFRVR comes from the coding sequence ATGGACGAACGGCGGCGGGTCGTGGTGGGGGGCCGGGTGCAGGGCGTCGGCTACCGGGAGAGCTGCCGGCGCCAGGCCGAGCGCCTCGGGTTGTCGGGGTGGGTCCGCAACTGCGCCGACGGCAGCGTGGAGGCGGTGTTCGAAGGGGAGACGGAGGCGGTGGACGCCGCCGTGGCCTGGTGCCGGAAGGGGCCGCGCTGGGCGGCGGTGCGCTCCGTCGACGTCTACGACGAGGACATCGAGGGCGGCGGAGGTTTCCGCGTCCGGTAG
- a CDS encoding acyl-CoA dehydrogenase family protein, with the protein MAWDFSTEPEFEAKLEWMRTFVREEIIPLETLDLDHPTFLRAVRPLQQQVKDQGLWAAHLPPALGGGGFGQVKLGLMHEILGQCSMAPFVFGNNAPDSGNAEIIAVGIESDPEKEWQREKWLQPLLDSRLRSAFSMTEPGAGADPTLIRTSAVRDGDQWVINGHKWFTSNGSVADFLVLMAVTNPDVHPYQGTSMIIVPTDTPGVDIVRDIPTMEHPEPHFGQYGGHSEVIYRDVRVPVDNLVGREGEGFLLAQKRLGPGRIHHAMRWLGQSRRAFDMMCERAVSRFTHGSYLAEKQTIQNWVAESTAEMTAARLMTLYAAWRMDQVGAPAARVEIAMIKYWGAQVLYNVIDRAIQVHGSLGFSTDLPLEHMYRAARAARIYDGPDEVHKVTVARQILKQYKPVDVPTEHIPTRRAAAQARFADLLEEATANL; encoded by the coding sequence ATGGCGTGGGACTTCTCGACCGAACCGGAGTTTGAGGCCAAGCTCGAGTGGATGCGGACCTTCGTCCGCGAGGAGATCATCCCGCTCGAGACCCTCGACCTCGACCATCCGACCTTCCTGCGGGCGGTGCGCCCTCTGCAGCAGCAGGTGAAGGACCAGGGCCTGTGGGCGGCCCACCTGCCGCCTGCGCTGGGCGGGGGCGGCTTCGGCCAGGTGAAGCTGGGCCTGATGCACGAGATCCTCGGGCAGTGCTCCATGGCGCCGTTCGTGTTCGGCAACAACGCCCCCGACTCGGGCAACGCCGAGATCATCGCCGTGGGCATCGAGTCGGACCCCGAGAAGGAGTGGCAGCGCGAGAAGTGGCTCCAGCCCCTGCTGGACAGCCGGCTGCGCAGCGCCTTCTCGATGACCGAGCCCGGCGCCGGAGCCGACCCCACCCTGATCCGGACCAGCGCCGTGCGGGACGGGGACCAGTGGGTGATCAACGGGCACAAATGGTTCACCTCCAACGGATCGGTGGCCGACTTCCTCGTGCTGATGGCGGTGACCAATCCCGACGTGCACCCCTACCAGGGCACGTCGATGATCATCGTGCCGACCGACACGCCCGGCGTGGACATCGTGCGCGACATTCCCACCATGGAGCACCCCGAGCCCCATTTCGGCCAGTACGGGGGCCACTCGGAGGTGATCTACCGCGACGTCCGGGTGCCCGTCGACAACCTGGTCGGCCGGGAGGGGGAGGGTTTCCTGCTGGCCCAGAAGCGGCTGGGCCCGGGCCGCATCCACCACGCCATGCGCTGGCTGGGCCAGTCCCGCCGGGCCTTCGACATGATGTGCGAGCGGGCGGTGTCGCGGTTCACCCACGGCTCGTACCTGGCCGAGAAGCAGACCATCCAGAACTGGGTGGCGGAGTCGACGGCGGAGATGACGGCGGCCCGGCTGATGACCCTCTACGCCGCCTGGCGCATGGACCAGGTGGGGGCGCCGGCGGCCCGGGTCGAGATCGCCATGATCAAGTACTGGGGCGCCCAGGTGCTCTACAACGTGATCGACCGGGCCATCCAGGTGCACGGCTCGCTCGGGTTCTCGACCGACCTGCCTCTCGAGCACATGTACCGCGCCGCCCGGGCGGCGCGCATCTACGACGGTCCCGACGAGGTCCACAAGGTCACGGTGGCCCGCCAGATCCTCAAGCAGTACAAGCCGGTGGACGTGCCGACCGAGCACATCCCGACCCGGCGGGCGGCGGCGCAGGCCCGCTTTGCCGATCTCCTCGAAGAGGCCACCGCCAACCTGTAG
- a CDS encoding ABC transporter permease, giving the protein MTAPATLADAALGRRVLPPLGLGGRRARHLVERNAFAYRRMWLMFVSGFFEPLFYLLSVTVGISKLAGKVAGPDGRLITYTAFVAPALMASSAMNGAVMDGTFAVFFKLKFAKVYHAVLATPLEAQDVALGEISWAVSRGGIYSTVFLLVMAMMGLVHSPWALLAVPAAVLEAFAFAAVAMASTTFMRSWQDFDFVNLALMPMFLFSATFYPLSVYPGALRDLVRVVPLYQAVALIRGLDLGGVNWAMLGHAAYLGAMAVIGLSVASRRLGHLILK; this is encoded by the coding sequence GTGACCGCGCCCGCCACCCTGGCCGACGCCGCCCTCGGGCGGCGGGTGCTGCCGCCGCTGGGCCTCGGTGGCCGGCGGGCCCGGCACCTGGTCGAGCGCAACGCCTTCGCCTACCGGCGGATGTGGCTCATGTTCGTGTCGGGCTTCTTCGAGCCGCTCTTCTACCTGCTGTCCGTGACCGTGGGCATCAGCAAGCTCGCCGGCAAGGTGGCCGGGCCCGACGGCCGGTTGATCACCTACACCGCCTTCGTGGCGCCGGCGCTCATGGCCTCGTCGGCGATGAACGGGGCGGTGATGGACGGCACCTTCGCCGTGTTCTTCAAGCTCAAGTTCGCCAAGGTGTACCACGCCGTCCTGGCCACGCCGCTGGAGGCCCAGGACGTGGCGCTCGGGGAGATCTCGTGGGCGGTCTCCCGGGGCGGGATCTACTCCACCGTGTTCCTGCTGGTGATGGCGATGATGGGCCTGGTGCACTCGCCGTGGGCCCTGCTGGCGGTGCCGGCGGCGGTGCTCGAGGCCTTCGCCTTCGCCGCGGTGGCCATGGCGTCGACGACCTTCATGCGCAGCTGGCAGGACTTCGACTTCGTCAATCTGGCCCTGATGCCGATGTTCCTGTTCTCCGCCACCTTCTATCCGCTGTCGGTGTACCCCGGCGCCCTGCGGGACCTGGTGCGGGTGGTTCCCCTGTACCAGGCGGTGGCCCTGATCCGCGGCCTCGACCTCGGAGGGGTGAACTGGGCCATGCTCGGCCACGCCGCCTACCTCGGGGCCATGGCCGTGATCGGGCTGTCGGTCGCGTCCCGGCGGCTCGGCCATCTGATCCTCAAGTAG
- a CDS encoding ABC transporter permease, with the protein MTATTATGGTTLSRTLRSYSYWSYQYRRIWRASLATGFLTPALFLAAMGLGLGSLVNRHGASAARLGGVTYLQFIAPGLMAAAAMQMAAIEGAFPVMGGIKWIRTYHAMLATPLRVTDVLYGHLLWMATRVALVSTIFLGVMAAFGAPRSPEVIAAVPVAVLTGMAMAAPVAAFTATRETDQPLIAVFRFVVIPMFLFSGTFFPITQLPGWLRPLAYVTPLWHGVALSRALSLGNAAVAASVGHAAYLAGCIALGVIVGRRTFRRRLAA; encoded by the coding sequence GTGACCGCGACCACCGCCACGGGCGGCACCACCCTCAGCCGGACCCTGCGCTCCTACTCGTACTGGTCCTACCAGTACCGGCGCATCTGGCGGGCCAGCCTGGCCACCGGGTTCCTCACGCCGGCGCTGTTCCTGGCCGCCATGGGTCTCGGCCTGGGCAGCCTCGTCAACCGCCACGGGGCCTCGGCGGCCCGGCTGGGGGGCGTGACCTACCTGCAGTTCATCGCCCCCGGGCTGATGGCGGCGGCGGCCATGCAGATGGCGGCCATCGAGGGCGCCTTCCCGGTCATGGGTGGGATCAAGTGGATCCGCACCTATCACGCCATGCTGGCGACGCCCCTGCGGGTGACCGACGTGCTCTACGGCCATCTCCTGTGGATGGCCACCCGGGTGGCGCTGGTGTCGACGATCTTCCTCGGGGTGATGGCCGCCTTCGGGGCCCCGCGGTCCCCCGAGGTGATTGCGGCGGTGCCGGTCGCGGTCCTGACCGGGATGGCCATGGCGGCGCCGGTGGCCGCCTTCACCGCCACCCGGGAGACCGACCAGCCGCTGATTGCCGTGTTCCGCTTCGTCGTGATCCCGATGTTCCTGTTCTCGGGGACCTTCTTCCCGATCACCCAGCTCCCCGGCTGGCTGCGCCCGCTGGCGTACGTGACCCCGCTGTGGCACGGGGTGGCCCTGTCCCGGGCACTGTCGCTGGGCAACGCCGCAGTGGCGGCCAGCGTGGGCCACGCCGCCTACCTGGCGGGCTGCATCGCCCTCGGAGTGATCGTGGGCCGGCGCACCTTCAGACGCCGGTTGGCGGCGTGA
- a CDS encoding ABC transporter ATP-binding protein, with protein MPAFPSPSAASVEPLISARGLTKSFGGFVAVDGIDFDVAAGEAFGFLGPNGAGKTSTMRMIACMSPVTSGTLRVLGLDPATDGSRIRSRIGLVPQDDTLDLELTVLDNLLVYGRYFDLPRKVIRERAGQLLEFAQLSDRAGEKVDPLSGGLKRRLTIARSLISEPELLLLDEPTTGLDPQARHLLWDRLYRLKQQGVTLVLTTHYMDEAEQLCDRLVIMDKGVIAAEGSPRQLIDRYSTREVLELRFAVDDHTTMAEKLAGLGERIEILPDRLLVYTSDGDRAEREVQSRGLTPLVSFVRRSTLEDVFLHLTGRTLID; from the coding sequence TTGCCCGCCTTTCCCTCCCCGTCCGCCGCGTCCGTAGAGCCGCTGATCTCGGCCCGCGGCCTGACCAAGTCCTTCGGGGGCTTCGTGGCCGTCGACGGGATCGACTTCGACGTGGCGGCGGGGGAGGCGTTCGGATTCCTCGGCCCCAACGGGGCCGGGAAGACCTCGACCATGCGGATGATCGCGTGCATGTCGCCGGTCACCTCCGGCACCCTGCGGGTGCTGGGGCTCGATCCCGCCACCGACGGGTCCCGCATCCGCAGCCGGATCGGGCTGGTCCCCCAGGACGACACCCTCGACCTCGAGCTGACCGTGCTCGACAACCTGCTGGTGTACGGGCGCTACTTCGACCTGCCCCGGAAGGTCATCAGGGAGCGGGCCGGGCAGCTCCTGGAGTTTGCCCAGCTGTCGGACCGGGCCGGGGAGAAGGTCGACCCGCTGTCGGGGGGCCTGAAGCGGCGCCTCACCATCGCCCGCTCGCTGATCAGCGAGCCCGAGCTCTTGCTGCTCGACGAGCCGACCACCGGCCTCGACCCCCAGGCCCGGCACCTGCTGTGGGACCGCCTGTACCGCCTGAAGCAGCAGGGCGTCACCCTCGTCCTCACCACCCACTACATGGACGAGGCCGAGCAGCTCTGCGACCGGCTGGTGATCATGGACAAGGGCGTCATCGCCGCCGAGGGCTCCCCCCGACAGCTGATCGACCGCTACTCGACCCGGGAGGTGCTCGAGCTGCGCTTCGCCGTCGACGACCACACGACCATGGCGGAGAAGCTGGCGGGGTTGGGGGAGCGGATCGAGATCCTGCCCGACCGGCTGCTCGTGTACACGAGCGACGGGGACCGGGCCGAGCGCGAGGTCCAGAGCCGGGGCCTGACCCCGCTGGTGTCGTTCGTGCGCCGGAGCACGCTGGAGGACGTGTTCCTCCATCTCACCGGCCGCACCCTGATCGACTGA
- a CDS encoding error-prone DNA polymerase, whose amino-acid sequence MAYNNPPVPWRELEERLQGRSTDPNPLARKKLIDDHRRAQGKQRLSGEGAGGAGDPAGSGGRVPKEPGARRHEYAELHCHTNFSFLDGASHPDELVDEAVRRGLSALAITDHDNLAGVVRFSEAAAAAGLPTVFGAELTLGLKRAPVGTARRGAGAPRPEGGRVGVPGQVDGLADPPGSHLVVLARDPAGYARLARTISEAQMAGGEKGRPIADLELLSRHHGGHWVVLTGCRKGAVVQALVDDGPAAAARQLDRLVETFGRDNVVVELWDHGDPLDSARNDALMRLALSRHVEPVATNNVHYASADRWKLAGALAAVRARRSLDEMDGWLPAAAGAHLRSGAEQARRMARYPGVVERAAELGLACAFDLKLVAPQLPDWPVPPGHTEMTYLRMLVHRGAEQRYGPRPAGEGGAERVPGAWAQIDHELEVIEQLGFPGYFLVVWDIVEFCRKNDIFCQGRGSAANSAVCFALGITNADAVKLGLLFERFLSPERDGPPDIDVDIEAGRREEAIQYVYGLYGRERAAQVCNVITYRPRSAVRDMGRALGHPPGQLDAWSKQMDMWVGMEGAAADCDIPAPVLDLARQVQGFPRHLGIHSGGMVICDRPVVEVCPVEWARMPNRSVLQWDKDDCAAVGLVKFDLLGLQMLSAVHEALKMIRRHHGVTVDLGALDQEEEVYDMLCRADSVGVFQVESRAQMATLPRLKPRGFYDLVVEVALIRPGPIQGGSVHPYIRRRNQQEEVTYLHPLLEKSLKKTLGVPLFQEQLMQMAIDVAGFTAAEADQLRQAMGSKRSTERMEALKARLYDGMAERGIRGHTADAIWSQLAAFANFGFPESHSVSFAYLVYSSAWLKLHYPAAFYAGLLNAQPMGFWSPQTLVADARRHGITILGPDVNASDWCCDLSWRRAPGSRRTPPLPAGTPAPPTSDQPVVRLGLEYVRNVGEELARKIAAGRPYSSLEDLAQRVGLSEPQLEALATAGALGCFGVERREALWAAGALARSGPGKLPGVVEGAVAPELPAMTDVEEAAADLWSTGVSGRWSPAEFARPRLDGIGAVSAAALNDLPDGSRVTVGGVVTHRQRPSTAGGTIFMNLEDETGMVNVICSPGAWARHRRVARLSPGLIVTGRLERSDGAVAVVAQRLAPLDLGLTSGRSRDFR is encoded by the coding sequence GCCATGAATATGCAGAGCTGCACTGCCATACGAACTTCAGCTTCCTGGACGGGGCGTCGCATCCGGACGAGCTGGTGGACGAGGCGGTGCGGCGCGGGCTGTCGGCGCTGGCGATAACCGACCACGACAACCTGGCCGGGGTCGTGCGGTTCTCCGAGGCGGCCGCGGCGGCGGGGCTGCCCACGGTGTTCGGAGCGGAGCTGACTCTGGGGCTGAAGCGCGCTCCCGTGGGAACGGCCCGGCGTGGGGCTGGGGCCCCACGCCCGGAAGGAGGCCGGGTCGGGGTGCCCGGCCAGGTTGATGGCCTGGCGGATCCGCCCGGCAGCCATCTGGTGGTGCTGGCGCGCGATCCGGCGGGTTATGCCCGGCTGGCGCGCACGATCAGCGAGGCGCAGATGGCGGGAGGGGAGAAGGGCAGGCCGATCGCCGACCTGGAGCTGCTGTCCCGCCACCACGGCGGCCACTGGGTGGTGCTGACCGGATGCCGGAAGGGCGCGGTGGTGCAGGCGCTGGTTGACGATGGTCCCGCGGCGGCGGCGCGCCAGCTCGACCGCCTGGTGGAGACGTTCGGGCGGGACAACGTCGTGGTGGAGCTGTGGGACCACGGCGACCCCCTGGACTCGGCGCGCAACGACGCCCTGATGCGGCTGGCCCTGTCGCGCCATGTCGAGCCGGTGGCGACCAACAACGTCCACTACGCGTCCGCCGACCGCTGGAAGCTGGCGGGGGCGCTGGCGGCGGTGCGGGCCCGGCGCAGCCTCGACGAGATGGACGGGTGGCTGCCGGCGGCGGCCGGCGCCCACCTCCGTTCCGGTGCCGAGCAGGCCCGGCGGATGGCGCGCTACCCCGGCGTCGTCGAGCGGGCGGCGGAGCTGGGCCTGGCGTGCGCCTTCGACCTCAAGCTGGTGGCGCCCCAGCTGCCGGACTGGCCGGTGCCGCCCGGTCACACCGAGATGACCTACCTCCGCATGCTCGTCCACCGGGGCGCCGAGCAGCGCTACGGCCCCCGCCCTGCTGGTGAAGGTGGGGCCGAGAGGGTCCCGGGGGCCTGGGCCCAGATCGACCACGAGCTGGAGGTGATCGAGCAGCTCGGCTTCCCCGGCTACTTCCTCGTGGTCTGGGACATCGTCGAGTTCTGCCGGAAGAACGACATCTTCTGCCAGGGGAGGGGGTCGGCCGCCAACTCGGCGGTGTGCTTCGCCCTCGGGATCACCAACGCCGACGCCGTGAAGCTGGGCCTTCTGTTCGAGCGCTTCCTGAGCCCCGAGCGGGACGGCCCTCCCGACATCGACGTGGACATCGAGGCCGGACGCCGGGAGGAGGCCATCCAGTACGTATACGGGCTCTATGGGCGCGAGCGCGCCGCCCAGGTGTGCAACGTGATCACCTACCGGCCCCGCTCGGCGGTGCGCGACATGGGCCGGGCGCTGGGGCACCCTCCCGGGCAGCTCGACGCCTGGTCCAAGCAGATGGACATGTGGGTGGGGATGGAGGGGGCGGCGGCCGACTGCGACATCCCGGCTCCCGTGCTGGACCTGGCGCGCCAGGTGCAGGGCTTCCCCCGCCATCTCGGGATCCACTCCGGCGGAATGGTCATCTGCGACCGGCCGGTGGTCGAGGTGTGCCCGGTGGAGTGGGCGCGCATGCCCAACCGCAGCGTGCTGCAGTGGGACAAGGACGACTGCGCGGCGGTGGGACTGGTGAAGTTCGACCTGCTCGGGCTGCAGATGCTCTCGGCCGTGCACGAGGCGCTGAAGATGATCCGCCGCCACCACGGCGTGACCGTCGACCTCGGCGCCCTCGACCAGGAGGAGGAGGTCTACGACATGCTGTGCCGGGCCGACTCCGTGGGCGTGTTCCAGGTGGAGAGCCGGGCCCAGATGGCCACCCTTCCCCGCCTGAAGCCCCGCGGCTTCTACGACCTGGTCGTGGAGGTGGCGCTGATCCGCCCCGGACCCATCCAGGGCGGGTCGGTGCATCCCTACATCCGCCGGCGCAACCAGCAGGAGGAGGTGACCTACCTCCACCCGCTGCTGGAGAAGAGCCTGAAGAAGACCCTCGGCGTGCCGCTGTTCCAGGAGCAGCTGATGCAGATGGCCATCGACGTGGCCGGCTTCACCGCCGCCGAGGCCGACCAGCTGCGCCAGGCCATGGGCTCGAAGCGCTCGACCGAGCGGATGGAGGCGCTGAAGGCCCGGCTGTACGACGGGATGGCGGAGAGAGGTATCAGAGGCCACACCGCCGACGCCATCTGGTCCCAGCTGGCCGCCTTCGCCAACTTCGGGTTCCCCGAGAGCCACTCGGTGTCCTTCGCCTACCTGGTGTACTCCAGCGCCTGGCTCAAGCTGCACTACCCGGCGGCGTTCTACGCCGGCCTGCTCAACGCCCAGCCGATGGGGTTCTGGTCCCCCCAGACCCTGGTGGCCGACGCCCGCCGCCACGGGATCACGATCCTGGGCCCCGACGTCAACGCCAGCGACTGGTGCTGCGACCTCTCATGGCGGCGGGCACCCGGTTCCCGCCGAACTCCGCCGCTGCCGGCGGGGACCCCAGCCCCGCCGACCTCAGACCAGCCTGTCGTCCGGTTGGGATTGGAGTACGTGCGCAACGTCGGAGAGGAGCTGGCCAGGAAGATCGCGGCGGGGCGGCCGTACTCGTCCCTCGAGGACCTGGCCCAGCGGGTGGGCCTGTCCGAGCCCCAGCTGGAGGCGCTGGCGACGGCGGGGGCGCTCGGTTGCTTCGGGGTGGAGCGGCGGGAGGCGCTGTGGGCCGCCGGCGCCCTGGCCCGCTCGGGCCCGGGGAAGCTGCCCGGCGTGGTCGAGGGGGCGGTGGCGCCCGAGCTGCCGGCCATGACCGACGTCGAGGAGGCGGCCGCCGACCTGTGGTCCACGGGGGTCTCGGGCCGGTGGTCCCCGGCGGAGTTCGCCCGGCCCCGGCTGGACGGGATCGGCGCGGTCAGCGCCGCTGCCCTCAACGACCTGCCGGACGGCTCCCGGGTGACGGTGGGAGGGGTGGTGACCCACCGCCAGCGCCCCTCCACCGCCGGGGGGACCATCTTCATGAACCTGGAGGACGAGACCGGGATGGTCAACGTCATCTGCTCCCCGGGGGCGTGGGCCCGCCACCGGCGGGTGGCCCGGCTGTCCCCGGGGCTGATCGTGACCGGGCGGCTGGAGCGCTCCGACGGGGCGGTGGCGGTGGTGGCGCAGCGCCTGGCCCCGCTCGACCTGGGCCTGACGTCGGGCCGGTCCCGGGATTTCCGTTAG